In Syntrophorhabdus sp., the sequence AACGGGGGCCGCTCTTGCCATCACTCTCATTGAGGCGGGCCTCAAAATATACCGCGAGATGGCCACGTTCGACGAGGCCGGGGTGTCGAAGGAGCTGGCGTGAGCGCATGAAGAGGATACCCGTCGCCTTTCAGTTCCTGACCATCATCCCCATACGCATCGGGGGAAGACTGTCCGAAAAGGACATATCTCTGTCGGCCGTCTTCTTTCCCCTCGTCGGTTTTGTTCAGGGAGCGGTCCTCGCCGCCATCTCCTTCTTTTCCCTCAAGGCATTCTCCCCGGCGGTCACCTCCATCCTTGTCTTAGCGGCCTATCTCCTCATCAACGGGGCCTTCCACCAGGACGGTCTCTCGGACACAGTGGATGCCCTCTCCGTCAAGTCCTCGGGCGACACCGAACAGGACAGGGAAAGAAGACTCGCCGTCATGCGCGATCCCACGGCAGGTCCCATCGGCGTTGTCACCGTCGTCGTCAATCTTCTTCTCAAGTTCGTTCTCCTCGACGAGATCTTCAGGGCACAGGGATACTCTGCCCTGAATCCCGTCGTCCTCCTCACGCCCGCCATAGCCGCCTGGTCCATGACGCTGATGATGCCCGGCGCAAAAAGCGCCCGCAACGACGGACTCGGCAAGATCTTCCTCGGCAGGTTACATGCGAGGCACGCCTGCCTGGCAAGCATCCTCCTTATCTGCCTCGCCGGCATCGGCTGCCTCATGAGCGGCTATCAGGGATTGGAGGGTGCCGGGCGTTATCTCCTCTTCTTCTTTATCGCCTCCGTGGCCGCCCTCTGTGGAAGTCTGGTGCTGAAGCGTCTGTGTTCCGTCCGCTTCGCCGGCCTCACCGGTGACAACCTCGGCGCCATACATGAGGCAGCCGAAACGGTGGTATTGATAACGGCAACGCTATGCTTCTGACGACCGACTACCAGACATTCCTCATCATCATCGTGTCGGCCATGGCCCTTGACGGCCTCATTGGGGACCCGCGGATCCTCCCGCACCCCGTTCGGCTCATGGGATGGGCTGTCGAAACCTTTGAAGCCACTGTCCCAAGGATAGGCAGAGGCAGACATCTCGAGCGCTTCGCCGGTATTCTCCTGGTCGTTCTCATTGTGGGCCTCACCTTCGCCCTGTCCTTCGTCGTACAGGCAGGGATATTACAGTATACATCGGGGCCCGTACGTCTTGTCGGTGTTCTGTTCCTCATATATCTCGCGGCATCGACGCTTGCCCTCAAGGAACTCCTGAAGGCCGGGCTATCGGTGATCGCGGCGGTGAAGAACGAGGATATGGCGCTCGCACGACATCGCCTCAGCTTCATCGTCGGCCGTGATGTCAGGAGACTCGGCAGGGACGGCATATTGAGGGCAACGATCGAAACCCTCTCGGAGAACCTCTCGGACGGCGTCATCGCGCCCCTTTTCTACCTCACCCTCGGGGGTATCCCGTGTGCCCTGGCATACAAGGCGGTCAATACCCTCGATTCCATGGTCGGACACAGGAACGAGCGATACATCCACCTGGGATGGGCATCGGCACGCCTCGACGACGCGGCAAACTACCTCCCCGCCAGGATCTCGGCCCTCCTCATCGCCATCGCCGCCGCGCTCGTCCTGCACTCGCCAGCCAGAGCGCGCGCCGCCCTCGCCACTGTCCGCCGCGACGGGCGCAAGCACTCGAGCCCCAACAGCGGCTACCCCGAGGCGTCCATAGCGGGTGCCCTGCGTGTAAGATTGGGAGGATTGCTGACGTACGGGGGGATCACGGTGCAGAAACCCTATATCGGCGTTCCCGGCGGAGCGGACTACCTGACGGCCTCCGTCAGGACGGTCAGTATTATTCGCGTCGCCTCTTATATCGGCTTCTTGTGCGCCATAGCCGCCATATCCCTCGGGGTGGTCCTGTGAATCGCCACGGAGGTAACGTTCATGGATGGGCACGGGCCGCCGGGGTCGGCCGGGGGGACGTCCTCGACTTCAGCGCTTCCATCAACCCTCTCGGCACCCCGCGGGAGGTCTTGCGGGCCATCACGGCCCACTTTCATGACATTGAACACTACCCGGACCCCGACTCGATGGAATTGAGAGATAAGCTCTCCGCAACCTTTGACCTCGATCCCTCCGGCATCCTCTGCGGGAACGGATGCACGGAACTCATCTACCTTCTGCCCAGAGCCCTGTCTCTCACGAAAGTGCTCATCACCCAACCCACTTTCAATGAATATGAACGGGCATGCGCCACGGCACCGCAAAGCTCGGCCGTCTTCCTCTACCCCTTGCGGGCACGGGACGATTTCGACATCGATCCCATCGCCGTTGTCCATGAGGCAACAAGGGTGAGCGCCGAGGCCGTCTTCCTCTGCAACCCCAACAATCCGACGGGCAGGACCGTTGAGAAGGACACCATGAAGGAGGCGGCTGCCCTGGCGGCAGATCGAAAGATCTATCTCATCATAGATGAATCGTTCATCGAGTTCACCACCGCCGCGTCAGTCATCGGCCTCACCTCGGACAATCCATACCTTATCGTCCTGAGATCAATGACGAAGTTCTATGCCCTGCCCGGCCTTCGCCTGGGTTGGGGCGTCTTCCCGCCGACAGCGACTCGGGCCCTCAACGCGATACGGGAACCCTGGAGCGTTAACGCCCTTGCCGCGGCCGCGGGCGTCGCGGCCCTCAATCTCACCACCCGAAAGGAGCGCACCCACGCACTGCTTGCAAGAGAAAAGAAACGCCTTGAAGGAGGCTTCGAGACGCTCGGCATCGACTACACAGCCTCCCGGACGAACTACTACCTGCTTCAGTCCCCTCACTCTCCTCGCATCGTAAGAGGCTTGAAGAAGCAGAACATCCTCGTGCGCGATTGCTCGAACTTCACGGGCCTCGACGAGAGCTACATGAGGGTAGCGGTGAGAATGAAGAGAGACAACTGCATCCTCCTCGAACGAATGGCGTCCCTCCTGGCGGCCCCATGATGCCCCTGCCGTGG encodes:
- a CDS encoding adenosylcobinamide-GDP ribazoletransferase is translated as MKRIPVAFQFLTIIPIRIGGRLSEKDISLSAVFFPLVGFVQGAVLAAISFFSLKAFSPAVTSILVLAAYLLINGAFHQDGLSDTVDALSVKSSGDTEQDRERRLAVMRDPTAGPIGVVTVVVNLLLKFVLLDEIFRAQGYSALNPVVLLTPAIAAWSMTLMMPGAKSARNDGLGKIFLGRLHARHACLASILLICLAGIGCLMSGYQGLEGAGRYLLFFFIASVAALCGSLVLKRLCSVRFAGLTGDNLGAIHEAAETVVLITATLCF
- a CDS encoding threonine-phosphate decarboxylase yields the protein MNRHGGNVHGWARAAGVGRGDVLDFSASINPLGTPREVLRAITAHFHDIEHYPDPDSMELRDKLSATFDLDPSGILCGNGCTELIYLLPRALSLTKVLITQPTFNEYERACATAPQSSAVFLYPLRARDDFDIDPIAVVHEATRVSAEAVFLCNPNNPTGRTVEKDTMKEAAALAADRKIYLIIDESFIEFTTAASVIGLTSDNPYLIVLRSMTKFYALPGLRLGWGVFPPTATRALNAIREPWSVNALAAAAGVAALNLTTRKERTHALLAREKKRLEGGFETLGIDYTASRTNYYLLQSPHSPRIVRGLKKQNILVRDCSNFTGLDESYMRVAVRMKRDNCILLERMASLLAAP
- the cobD gene encoding cobalamin biosynthesis protein CobD, translated to MLLTTDYQTFLIIIVSAMALDGLIGDPRILPHPVRLMGWAVETFEATVPRIGRGRHLERFAGILLVVLIVGLTFALSFVVQAGILQYTSGPVRLVGVLFLIYLAASTLALKELLKAGLSVIAAVKNEDMALARHRLSFIVGRDVRRLGRDGILRATIETLSENLSDGVIAPLFYLTLGGIPCALAYKAVNTLDSMVGHRNERYIHLGWASARLDDAANYLPARISALLIAIAAALVLHSPARARAALATVRRDGRKHSSPNSGYPEASIAGALRVRLGGLLTYGGITVQKPYIGVPGGADYLTASVRTVSIIRVASYIGFLCAIAAISLGVVL